The Alkalihalobacillus sp. TS-13 genomic interval GAAAAGGCGAGTCTTGCGTACTATGCAGTTTCGAGGATCGAAAGTCATGTAGGTGCCCTTTTCGTCATGTCAGGAATCGAATTCAAAAATTATGAAAAAGCGGTTTCGATCATTAAGAAACAGATGGAAAAGATGAAGAATGGTGATATTACAGACGCTGAATTCTCCCAGACCAAGGAGATGCTGCGGAATCAACTGCTCGAGTCTGTTGATAACCCGAACAGTTGGGTGGACCTGTTATATCATTCAAGAGTAGCCGGTATTGAGCGTTCCATCGATGAGTGGATAGATGGGATTCAGGCTGTAACGATGGACGATGTCCAGAAAGTTGCCGAAACTGTCACGCTTGATACGATCTATTTCCTTAAAGGGGAGGGTCAATAACCATGAATGAAACGTTTTTCGATCAACTGCAAGAAACCCTTTATTCCGAAACATTAGATAATGGACTCCAGGTATATGTATTACCGAAAAAAGGATTTAATAAGACATATGCAACCTTTACGACCAAATATGGATCTGTTGATAATCATTTCACACCGATCGGTTCAGGCGAGCCTATCAAAGTTCCTGATGGCATCGCTCATTTTCTAGAACATAAATTGTTTGAAAAAGAACATGGTGATGTTTTCCAGGATTTCAGTAAACAAGGGGCGTCAGCCAATGCTTTCACATCCTTTACAAGAACGGCTTATCTTTTTTCCAGTACCTCGAATGTTAAGGAAAATCTGAAGACATTGATCGATTTCGTGCAAGCGCCTTATTTCACTGAAAAGACCGTAGAGAAAGAAAAGGGGATTATCGGACAGGAAATTGAGATGTATGATGATAATCCCGATTGGCGTGTATACTTCGGGGTGATCGAAAACATGTTCCATCATCATCCGGTAAAAATCGATATTGCAGGAACCGTTCCTTCCATAGCGAAGATCACAAAAGATTCATTGTACACCTGCTATGAGACATTTTACCATCCAAGTAACATGCTCTTGTTTGTTGTCGGTAATGTCGATGTTAAAGAAATCATGGATCTCGTAAAAGAGAATCAAAACGGAAAAGATTTTGCAGCACCTGAAAAAATCGAGCGTTTTTTTGAAGAAGAACCACCTGAAGTTGCAAAAAAGAAATCGGTCATTAAAATGACTGTACAAACACCTAAGTGTATGGTTGGCATCAAAGAGGCGACCCCAAATCGGATAGGTGAGGAACGCCTTAAATACGAACTAAGCATGAATCTTCTGCTCGATTATTTGTTCGGTCAAAGCTCAGATAATTATGAGGAATTGTACGATGAAGGCTTGATCGATCAATCATTTTCGTTCGATTATACAGAAGAATCCGATTTTGGTTTCTCACTCATAGGCGGAGAAACAAGTGACCCGGATCGATTGACGGAACGAATTTTTGAAATGATCGAGGCGACCAAATCAAAAGGGATTGATCCTGACTCAATTGAACGTTTGAAGAAAAAGAAAATAGGGAGTTTCCTTCGATCGATGAATTCGCCTGAATATATCGCCAATCAATTCACCCGTTTCCAATTCGGAGATATGAATCTGTTCAATGTCGTTGAAATGTATGCGAAGATCACACCTGAGGATCTCCAAAAGATAATGAATGATCACTTTAAGGAAAAAGCTTTTACAAGCTGTCAGGTCAGACCAAAAAGCAGTTGAGAATAAAAGCGGGAAACGTGAGGCTGACTGAAAAAGTCAGTCTCTGCTTATGTCGTTGCAATTAAAAGTGGGATTGATCGGGTTAACGTACAGAAATTTCAGATGGGAGGGACACTATGAAAACCTATGCCTTAGTCACTGGCGCAAGCGGGGAAATCGGACAAGCAATCGCCCGAGAATTGGCATCTCAAGGATATAACTTGTATCTGCACTATTATCAGAATAAAGAGGCTGTTGAAAAACTACAGATGGAATTTGCGGTATCGATCGAATGTAAATTGATCAATGCGAACTTAGCAGTTTCTGACGGACCAGGGATTTTAACCGAACAAATTAAAACTCCGGTAGACGTACTTGTTTATAATTGCGGGAGCTCACATACTGGACTGATAACGGATGTGTCTCAAAAGGAACTTGATGGGATGGTGCAGCTTCAATTAAAAAGTCCATTCCAGCTTATACAACAACTTCTGCCTTCAATGATCGAAAGGAAAAAAGGATCGATCGTCATGATTACTTCGATTTGGGGACAGACAGGTGCATCCTGTGAGGTTCTCTATTCAATGGTGAAGGGCGGTATGAATACGATGGTAAAAGCATTATCAAAAGAATTGGCGCCGAGTGGGATTCGAGTCAATGCAGTCGCTCCAGGAATCATTGCAACGAAAATGAATGAACATCTTTCTGATGAAGAGCTGGAAGCGATCTCAGATGAAATACCGATTGGGCGTTTCGGGCTTCCTGAAGAAGTCTCGGATGCGGTTGGATATTTGGTATCTAAAAAATCATCCTATGTGACAGGTCATATCCTACCTGTCAACGGTGCTTGGTATTGTTGATTACTGTTTCCAGAAAACGGACCTTCAAATCGCATTTTGGAATTGTGAAAAACAATAATCTTTACTAAAGGCTTTGTTAAAAGCCTTGTTGAAAAACGATGCATACTTTCCAGTTTTTGAGACATGATAATGCTTGAACGATTTTATTTTTCTAGGAGGGACTAGACATGTCTGTTCTTGATAACTGGGAAGATTGGAAAGGTTTCCTCGGTCAACGCTTGAACCAAGCAGAAGGAAAAGGTATGAAGGATGGAGCGATTACTGAAATCGCGACTGAAATCGGAGGATACCTTGCTGATCAGGTTGAGCCGAAGAATGCAGAAGAAAAAGTACTTGCAGACCTTTGGCATGTTGCCAATGAAGAAGAGCGTCATTCAATCGCAAGCATGATGGTCAAGCTTGTACAAGAAAGACGATAGTTGAAAACGGGCTGATTCCATTTAAAGGATCAGCCTTTTTTCGTGTGGTCAAGGCAATTCTTATCACTTTGTTCAAGACTTGCCAAGTTTTCTTTACACCTCATGGCATAAGTGCAACTAAGGCAATTCTTATCACTTTGTTTAAGACTTGCCAAGTTTTCTTTAATTTTACTTTTCTTAATGTGGAAAATCATTTATCATTAGAGAAAAGGATGTCGGATATTGGTGAACAGCGAAGGAGATGACTAATGGAACAACAGGAATGGTATTTAGAATATGAAATACATAAAAACCGTCCCGGGCTTCTAGGTGATATTTCTTCTTTGCTCGGTATGTTAGGGATAAATATTATTACAATCAACGGCGTTGACAATATGAGGCGCGGAATGTTGTTGTTGGTTCATAATTCTGAACAAGTCGAACGTCTGAAGACTATCCTTGAGACGATGGACAACATTACGATCACGAAAATGAGGAAACCGAAGCTCCGAGATATTTTAGCGGTCAGACATGGACGTTACATACAAAGAGATGCTGATGATAAAAAGACATTCCGGTTTGTCAGGGATGAACTTGGCTTGCTTGTTGATTTTATGGCTGAATTGTTCAAAGTCGATGGGCACAAACTCATCGGTATCCGCGGGATGCCTCGGGTCGGGAAAACTGAATCGATCGTAGCAGCGAGTGTATGTGCAAACAAGCGATGGATTTTCGTTTCTTCAACTCTTCTGAAACAAACGATACGCAGCCAATTGGCAGACGATGAATACAGCAATGACCATGTGTTTTTAGTTGATGGGATCGTTTCTTTAAAGCGGTCATCAGAAAAACACTGGCAGCTGATCCGTGAAGTCATGAGACTACCAGCAACCAAAATCGTTGAACACCCTGATATTTTTGTAAGGGATTCAGAGTACACGCTTGATGATTTTGATTATATTATTGAACTCCGAAGTAACCCTGAGGAAGAAATTACTTATGATGTCGTTGATGATTCAAACCCTACATCCTTTGGTTTTGATTTTGAATAGTGGCAGGTGGTAGCAAGTATGACAGAACTTGGTCAGCGCTTGAAAGAAGCGCGGTTGGAAAAACAGTTATCATACGAAGAGTTACAAGACAAGACGAAGATTCAGAAGAGGTATTTACAAGCGATCGAAGAGGGGCAATACTCCGTACTCCCGGGAGCATTTTACGCCCGAGCATTCATTAAAAACTACGCTGAAGCAGTCGGCCTTGATCCCGATATGCTTTTTGAAGAACATGCAAGTGAAGTCCCCGCTTCAAAAGAAGGACCGACTGAATTCTCGCCCAGGTCCTCGAAACCTAAAACAAATGTGCCGAAAGATAATAAATTGGCTAAGGTCCTCCCATTATTATTGACAGCAGTTTTATTAACCGCACTTTTAATCGCATTTTACTGGGTAGTACAGAATAACAGTGGCAACAGCAGTTCTGAACCGAATAAAGATAATGTCGACAATTATGAAAGTACTGAAGGTGAGAAACCACCGGAAGAATCCTCAGAAACAACCGAAGGTAAGGACGGCAATGAAGAAAGCAGTGACGACTCAGAAGATGATGGAACAAATGAAACTGAAACCCAATCTGAAGAAGTAACCCCAGAACAGACGCTAGAGGAACTATCTTCAGAAGGAAGTATCAAAACCTATTCCTTATCGGGAACAGATGAGTTCAACGTTGATCTGAAAATAAATGGGGAAACGTATATTGATGTGAAAGACGAATCAGGTAAAAACATTCAACCTGGCGGAAAAATATTCAAAAAAGAGGATGGTACGGTTTCGTACGAGTTGACGGACCACACTCAAGTTACTTTTAACATCGGTGCGACTCAGCATGTAGAGGTCACTGTCAATGGTGAATCAGTCACCTATGCAGTTGAACCATCCAAGAGACCTCATCAGAAAATCATCATCCAGTACCAAAATGGAACAGAAGAACAATAACAAAAAGGATTGACCCAACAAGCAAACACTGACATGTTGAGTCGGTCCTTTTTATACTTTGGCTCTGTTAAAGCTTAATGTTGATTCATTTAGAGTTTGAATGAAATTCGCGACACTCCTGCGGGGATAGCAAGCTAAGCAAGACCCCACACTTATTAAAAGGATCTTGGACTTTAATTTGCGCTTACGGTTACTTGGCGCAAAACTACAAGGAGGGATTTAAGTCCGTGGCCTTGTAGTGAACGTCGAGGCAAGCATAAGATAAGCTTCAAAGAATTTTCATCGCAGACACGAAAATGCTATTTCAAAAATAATCGATTCTTTTCAATTTGACCATTCATTAGGATTCATTGTTTGCATTTCTGCCGTTTGTGGTAAAATATACATGCTTGAGCGATAACCGACAGGAGGCAGTTATGAACTTACCAAATAAAATAACAGTATCAAGAGTAATGTTGATTCCTATTTTCATGGTCTTCCTTCTCGTTCCATTCGACTGGGGTACCCTTGAAGTCATGAACGGGGAGATACCGACACATCATTTTATCGCTGCACTTATCTTCATTATTGCATCATGTACAGATTGGATTGACGGTTATTATGCAAGGAAATTGAACCTGGTCACGAACCTGGGGAAATTTCTTGACCCTCTTGCAGATAAGCTACTGATCACAGCGGCATTGATCGGACTTGTTGAACTGCATCTTGCACCAGCTTGGATGGTAATTTTGATTCTTAGCCGTGAATTTGCGGTCACAGGACTACGGTTGATTGCAGCAGGTGATGGGGATGTCATTGCAGCGAGTCAGATGGGGAAATTGAAGACATGGATCCAAATCATTGCAATTACAGCATTATTACTTCATAATGTTCCGTTCACGATCGTTGGATTTCCATTTACTGACATAGCACTATGGGCAGCAACAATCATCACGGTCTACTCAGGATGGGATTATTTTATGAAAAACAAGCACATTATGCTAAAGTCGAAATAACGACAAAGAAAAGGCTGACTCAACAAATAAGGTGAAGTCAGCCTTATTCATTTAAACAATGGTTCTACCAGAGATGTATTTTATGGAACCGCTACAATTTCAAAAAGAGGTGCAGAATCTATGAATGCAGAAATCATTGCAATCGGTTCCGAGCTTTTATTGGGTCAAATCGCCAATACCAACGGCCAATTCATTTCTAAACAGCTAGCTGATCTTGGCATCGATGTTTTCCACCATTCTGTTGTCGGGGATAACAAACAACGGTTGATTTCTACGATTAAAACCGCTGAAGAACGTTCTGACCTGTTGGTTTTTACCGGTGGCTTAGGACCCACAAAGGATGACCTCACGAAAGAAACGATTGCAGAGCATCTTGGACTTCCGTTAATTGAAAATAAGGAAGCGATGGATTTCATTGAAGAGTATTATGAAAAAATCCAACAACCGATGTCTGAAAACAATCGCAGACAAGCTCTTGTGTTCGAAGGAGCGGCAGTATTGCCGAATAATAACGGTATGGCTCCTGGCATCGCCTTGCGAAAAGAAAACAAGACTTACATACTCTTACCAGGCCCACCGAAGGAACTGAAACCGATGTTCACCGATTTTGCGATCCCGTACATTCAAAATGTGAGGGGTGAGGATGTGGAACGCATCCTTTCACGTGTACTGCGGTTCTATGGAATTGGTGAGTCGGCACTCGAAACGAAGGTGATGGACCTTATTGAAAGCCAGACGAATCCTACAATCGCACCGCTTGCCGGTAATTTTGAGGTGACCTTGAGACTGACAGCCAAATGTGAGACCGAAGAGCAGGGTAAAGCGATGATCGATCAACTTGAGAGGGAGATTTTAGATCGGGTCGACAGCTATTTTTATGGGTATGATGACACCACTCTTTCCTACGAAACCTTCGATACGTTACAAGACAAAGAACTTACTGTTTCTTGTGCGGAGAGTCTAACGGGTGGATTATTCGGACATGAATTAACGAAACAGCCTGGAGCGGGACAAGTTTTGCAGGGCGGGATCATTTGCTATCAGAATGAGATCAAAAAGAATCAACTGAAGATTCCCGAAGAAGTGCTGGATAACGAAGGTGCAGTAAGTGAATCATGTGCGAAATTGATGGCTGAAAATGTTCGTGAGTTATTCAACAGTGATTATGGCATCAGTTTTACTGGAGTAGCTGGTCCGAATGAGATGGAGGGCAAACCTCCTGGAACCGTTTATATCGGAATAGCATCTCCGCAAGGGACCAACGTATTTCCCCTTCGTTTAGCTGGTGATCGGAATGCGGTCAGGACCCGGACAGTCAATTATGGATTGTTTTATTTATTGAAGGAACTTATTGGACAGTCTATTTCGCAAAAAGGCGAATAAATGTTCGTAAAAAGTATTGGCAAACGAGATGAAAAAAGGTATGATGAAGTTAGTTAATTTTAAGGAGTGATTGCATGAGTGATCGTAAAGCTGCATTAGATATGGCATTAAGACAAATAGAGAAGCAATTCGGTAAAGGATCTGTAATGAAGTTGGGAGAACAAACGGAAAATCGGGTTTCTACAACTTCAAGCGGATCACTCGCAGTAGATATCGCACTTGGCGTGGGTGGTTATCCACGCGGCAGGATCATCGAAGTTTATGGACCAGAGTCATCCGGTAAAACAACCGTAGCTCTGCATGCCATTGCGGAAGCACAACGGAACGGCGGACAGGCAGCGTTCATCGATGCTGAACATGCTCTTGACCCGGTTTACGCTGAAAAGCTCGGTGTGGATATCAATGAATTGTTGCTTTCACAACCAGACACCGGGGAGCAGGCGTTAGAGATCGCAGAAGCACTCGTACGAAGCGGAGCGGTCGATATCCTGATCATCGACTCTGTAGCTGCACTGGTACCAAAAGCAGAGATCGAAGGGGAAATGGGTGACTCGCACGTAGGACTTCAAGCTCGTTTGATGTCACAAGCCCTTCGTAAATTGTCAGGTGCGATCAGCAAATCAAAAACAACAGCCATCTTCATCAACCAGATCCGTGAGAAGGTCGGCGTCATGTTTGGAAATCAACGATTAGTTGCTTAATCTGTGATGGATTAAGGAGTTTACTATGGGTTTCCCATGCTAGTGATAGCATGTTTAAAAAACCTTGTGAACCTTATTGCCTAAGGGTGTGGCATTTTGAATGCTGCTAACGGTGAAGCCCTCCACAAGATGGGTAATACCGTGCCAAGCCAATTGCAGGAAGGTGTAGAGACTACCGAAAAGGACTCTCTGAAGAGTCAACTTAGTAGGGTACGGCAGAAGATAGGCTCCTGCTGGAAGTGCAAGGCTCTCAGTTAAAAGTACTGAGATGAAGAGATAGTCCACACTATAGAAATGGAAAATCTATAGATCATGCCAGAAACAACTCCTGGGGGACGCGCCCTCAAATTCTACTCTTCTGTACGTCTGGAAGTACGAAGAGCAGAAACGTTGAAGCAAGGTAACGACATGGTCGGAAACAAGACACGGATCAAGGTCGTCAAGAACAAAGTCGCACCTCCGTTCAAAACAGCCGAAGTGGATATCATGTATGGAGAAGGAATCTCAAGACAAGGAGAAATCCTTGATATCGGATCTGATATTGATGTTGTCCAAAAGAGCGGTGCTTGGTACTCATTCAATGGTGATCGTCTCGGTCAAGGACGTGAGAATGCAAAGCAGTTCTTGAAGGAAAATGAAGCGATCCAAAACGAAATCTATCAGCAAGTCCGCGCATACTACCAATTGAACACAGAAACAGCGGCAGCAAAAGAAAAAGAAGATTCAGACACAGAAGAACAAGATTCATTAGTATAATGATTTGACGAAAGATGACTCGAAATCCTCCGACCTGTAACAGCGACGGGAGGAAAGCTCCGGGTCATCTTTTTATTTTAGGATTTTTATCCCGCAAGCGAGGAACGAGCGAGGGGGCTTGCGAATATAGGGATCATGCACCGACGTGATGTCCATCTCAGTGACCAGTCCTTGGATCACTTCAAACTTTCTGCATCGGCGGCAGCCTCCTCGTCAGTTTTTCAATGACCTTCGTGACTAAACGGGTCGCTTCCGCTTTTCTTGTGCCCGCGGAAAGATAGTGAATTTCGTAGAAATCAGAGCGCATTCCAATCGCTTTACATTGCCAACTAAACTCTCTATTGACAGCTCTTGACATTAAAAATAGACAACTATACAATTAGTGTATATTGTTTGATTACTTTTACAATTGTTAAACAATGAAACCGCTGTATGTGAATAGCTAGCTTAATGGAAAACTATTCAAATTTACACCCAACAATTAGATAGCAAGAGGAGGTGAATGGTATGTATATTGACATAATCGTCCTCATCTCCATTTTGCTTGTCTCTGCAATCGTGTTTGCAGTTGTTGGATATCTTGTTCGTAAATCAATTGCTGAAGCGAAAATTTCTAGTGCCGAGCATGCGGCGAAACAGATTATCGAAGATGGAAAACGAGAAGCTGAAGCTAGCAAAAAAGAAGCTTTGCTCGAAGCGAAAGATGAGATGCATAAGCAACGGGTAGAAGCTGAAAGTGAAATTCGCGAACGCAGATCAGAACTTCAAAAACAAGAACATCGATTGGTACAAAAAGAAGAGGTCCTTGACCGCAAAAGTGAAACCTTAGATAAGAAAGAGGAATCATTAGAAAAAAGGGAGGATACTCTCACCAAAAAACAACAACAAATTGAAGAGATGGAAAGCAAAGTGGAGCAGGTGTTGCAGCAACAGCAACTGGAACTCGAACGACTATCTGGAGTTTCACGCGATGAAGCGAAGCAGATGATCATGGAACAAGCCCAATCGGAAATCGATCATGAGCTTGCAGCTATGATTAAAGAACGTGAAATCCGCGCGAAAGAAGAAGCAGATAAGAAGGCGAAGGAGATCTTATCTCTTGCCATCCAGCGTTGTGCTGCCGACCACGTCGCGGAAACAACTGTTTCCGTTGTCAATCTGCCGAACGATGAGATGAAAGGTAGAATCATCGGTCGTGAAGGACGTAATATACGTACTCTTGAAACATTGACGGGAATCGATCTGATAATCGATGATACACCTGAAGCGGTCATTCTTTCCGGATTTGATCCAATCAGGAGAGAGATTGCAAGAATTGCACTTGATAAACTTGTTTCCGATGGCCGGATCCATCCTGCACGAATTGAAGAAATGGTGGATAAGTCCAGAAGAGAAGTTGACGAGTATATCCGGGAAATCGGTGAACAGACTACCTTTGAGATTGGTGTACACGGTTTGCACCCTGACCTGATCAAGGTTTTGGGACGCTTGAAGTATCGTACAAGTTACGGTCAAAACGTCCTCAAGCACTCAATGGAAGTCGCTCACTTGACTGGATTGATGGCTGCTGAGCTTGGAGAAGATGTAAACGTAGCTCGCCGGGCTGGATTGCTCCATGATATCGGAAAAGCAATCGACCATGAGGTGGAAGGAAGTCATGTTGAAATCGGTGTAGAACTTGCTCAGAAATACAAGGAACACCCGATTGTCATCAACAGTATTGCCTCCCATCATGGAGATACTGAACCTACGTCAATCATCGCGGTTCTGGTCGCCGCTGCAGATGCATTATCTGCCGCAAGACCTGGAGCTCGTAGAGAGACGCTTGAAACATACATCAAGCGACTTGAAAAGCTTGAAGAGATTTCTGAATCCTTCGATGGTGTCGAGAAATCATTTGCAATCCAAGCTGGACGTGAAATCCGGATCATGGTACGCCCTGACATGGTGGATGATATTGCATCCCACCGATTGGCTCGAGACATCACTAAGAAAATTGAAGATGAACTTGATTATCCTGGACATATCAAAGTTACAGTCATTCGGGAAACAAGAGCAGTTGAATATGCGAAATAAAGCGGCGGAAACGTCGCTTTATTTTTTTCTGAAAATATGTGTTATTTGATATCGAGGCTGAAAGGCTGTAAGTGGTGGGAATATACAAGACACCTGTGGGAAAAAAGAACCCGGCCAGCCCCCACTGTGAGAAGGCTTCCCGTGGAAAGCGAGTATATTTCCTAATCAAATAATAAGTGGAAATGAGTTAGGACTTGAAAACCATCTTCCAGACTTAAGACAGAGCCCACCATCATATCACAAGTTACCAAATTGCTTTTATACATGGATTGGACACCGCCTTCCTAACGTGGCATAGTAATGAGAAGAAGCTGAAAAGAGATTTAAAATAGAAAGGGTAATAATCAATGAGAATATTATTTATTGGTGACATTGTCGGTTCACCTGGCCGAGCAATGGTTGAAACATATCTTCCAAAATTGAAAACCAAGTATCAACCTACATTAACCATCATTAACGGTGAAAATGCTGCTCATGGTCATGGTATAACAGAAAAGATCACAAAAAACTTGAAGCAATGGGGTGCTCAAGCAATCACAATGGGAAACCACACCTGGGACAATAAAGAGATCTTCAACTTCATTGATGATGTTCCGCAAATGGTCCGTCCAGCTAACTTTCCAGACGGAACACCTGGACAAGGTTATACCTTTGTGAAAATCAACGACATCGAAGTAGCTGTAGTCAATCTTCAAGGCCGTACTTTCATGCCTCCCCTTGATTGCCCCTTCCGTAAAGCAGATGAAATCATCAATGAGGTGAAAACACGTACTCCATACATATTTGTCGACTTCCATGCTGAAGCGACAAGTGAAAAACAAGCACTTGCCTGGTATTTGGATGGAAAAGTATCGGCGGTGGTAGGGACGCATACACACGTACAGACCTCCGATAACCGTGTCCTGCCAGGAGGTACAGCTTACATTTCAGATGTCGGAATGACTGGACCTTATGATGGAATCCTCGGGATGAGTAAAGAAGCTGTTCTTAAAAAATTCTTAACAAATCTACCAGTTAGGTTTGAAGTCGAAAATGGGCGGGAACAGTTAAGTGGAGTCTTAATCGATCTTGAACGGGACACTGGGAGAGCCAAATCGATTAAAAGGATCCAAATCAACGATGATCATCCTTTCACAGAATAGTCTTGGTAGAGCTTTTGAACTTTTAAAGGAATACAAGCTCACATCGTGAATATAGTAGAAGTGGTAGGATATCAATAAGGAGGTACAAATCATGGAAATATTAAAAGTTTCAGCAAAGTCCAATCCAAATTCTGTAGCTGGCGCATTAGCCGGAGTCCTCCGTGAAAGAGGGGCAGCCGAAATACAGGCAATCGGTGCTGGCGCCTTGAATCAGGCTGTGAAAGCAGTAGCTATCGCTCGAGGATTTGTAGCACCCAGTGGAGTTGACCTCATTTGTATCCCTGCATTTACAGATATCTTGATTGAAGGAGAAGAAAGAACCGCAATCAAGTTGATCGTTGAACCAAGATGATGAAGTGTGAGGGGGCTGGCCAAAATGTGTCTGAGTCTCTCCGAACTTAACAACATTTTGAGAAAAATCGTGGTTTTGATCCAAAATGTTGTGTTGGAGGTGTCTGACACTTTTTCTTTTAGGACGGCCCCTTTTGCATATGTTGCTTAGGAATCGATCGAGCAAAATTTAAGACACTCCCGCGGAAAGGGAGTATATTTCTACGCCAATACAATGGCGTTTTGAAAAACAACAATTTTTACTAAAAGAACCTTAGGAAAAAACTCATTTCTAAATGATTTTTGACCACATTATGTTCTAAAATGGTCCTTAATTTTTTTTGGATATCCAAAGCAGTCATAGGTCATATTTACATACAACATCTACAAAAATAGGGGTCGCTACAAAAATCACATAATACATACAAAAATTGGATTTTAACTACAAAAATGAAAATTCATCTACAAAAAATGGGAATTATCTACAAAAACAAAAATCGGTTCTACAATGAAAAAAGTGACCGGCAATTCGCAGGCCACAGAACCAAGTCTTTGTTTGTTACAGCCTGTTTGTCAGTCTTCCAGTACCCTGCGTGACTATGCAGGTCGCTTCCGCTTTTCGTCTGCCCGTGAAACTTAATGATGTTTAGGGAAAGAAAGGTTTTCAATCTAGCAGCTTTGCATATATCATTGTATGTATAGTAGGATCCTTGTCCAAAATGGAATAATGGAACTCGCTTGGCACCTGCTCGTCAGATGGGACCAAGTTTTTTC includes:
- the spoVS gene encoding stage V sporulation protein SpoVS, coding for MEILKVSAKSNPNSVAGALAGVLRERGAAEIQAIGAGALNQAVKAVAIARGFVAPSGVDLICIPAFTDILIEGEERTAIKLIVEPR
- a CDS encoding TIGR00282 family metallophosphoesterase; translated protein: MRILFIGDIVGSPGRAMVETYLPKLKTKYQPTLTIINGENAAHGHGITEKITKNLKQWGAQAITMGNHTWDNKEIFNFIDDVPQMVRPANFPDGTPGQGYTFVKINDIEVAVVNLQGRTFMPPLDCPFRKADEIINEVKTRTPYIFVDFHAEATSEKQALAWYLDGKVSAVVGTHTHVQTSDNRVLPGGTAYISDVGMTGPYDGILGMSKEAVLKKFLTNLPVRFEVENGREQLSGVLIDLERDTGRAKSIKRIQINDDHPFTE